The sequence CCCGATAAATTTAAGCTTTGTGGCATGATCTAAAAACTCACTGTCTATAAAAAACTTACTTCTGATTATACAGCCGTCATAGTTCGAAATAATAGGCAAATACTCATCCTTGCTCTTCATTGATGTTAATTGATCGCATTTAAAACCAGCTTCTTCTAGTAGTTTAGGCAATAATGGGTGTGTTGAATCTATAAATAGAATGTTCATATTTAGCTGATTAGAAAGGGTTAAGCGTTTCAATCGTGAGCCCGAAAAATAGTAAAAGCTAAGGTTTAGAAATTTATAATTACTGATTTTTTATGCCAACATGCAATTCAAGAAACAGACAAATCGAGCATTTTGATAAAATCATCTAGAGTTTCGATTCCATTAAGCAACTACGCAGAGACGCCATAATATGACGTCTCTACAACACCTTGACATTTAATTGTTAATTGCACATTGCTAATTGCCTTTATAGAAAGGTGTTTTAACAATTTTTGCTTTTAGGTCTTTATTTCTAACCCTTATAAATATTTCTGTATCCTCTTTCCAGAAACCTTTATTCAAATATCCCATGCCAATTGCTTTATTCAACGAGGGCGATTGCGTTCCGCTTGTTACAACACCGATGTTGTTTCCCTGAGCATCAACAATTTCGTATCCTTGGCGTGGGATACCGCGGTCAATAAGTTCGAAACCTTTTAAACGTCTATCAACACCATTGTTTTTTTGATCCAACAATCGTTCACGATCAATAAAATCTTTTCCATCAACAAACTTGGTTATCCAACCTAAACCTGCTGCAATTGGAGAAGTTGTCTCGTCAATATCGTTACCATACAAACAGAACCCCATCTCAAGACGCAAAGTATCGCGAGCTGCTAATCCCGCAGGTTTAATACCAAACTCCTCTCCTGCCTTAAATATGGCTTTCCATAGTTTTGGCCCATCTTCATTAGCAACATATATCTCACAACCTCCAGCTCCGGTATACCCTGTTATTGATAGGATGGCATCTTTTATTCCTGCAATGTTTACTTTTTTAAATGTGTAGTATTGCATATTTTCAACAGGAGTGTCACAAATTTTTTGTACTGCTTTCATTGCCAAAGGACCTTGTACTGCCAACTGGCAAATTTCGCCCGAAGCATTGTACAATTCTCTTCCAACTTCCATACCCATTGCTTTAGCGTGTTTTGAGCACCATTCCCAATCTTTTTCCATATTTCCCGCATTAACAACCAATAGATATGTTTCAGCATCAATTCTATAAACTAAGAAGTC is a genomic window of Bacteroidales bacterium containing:
- the gcvT gene encoding glycine cleavage system aminomethyltransferase GcvT, producing the protein MKNTAFTHFHIELGARMVPFAGHNMPLEYSGVKDEHINVRTKLGVFDVSHMGEFWVKGPKALSFLQKITSNDVAALSDGQIQYSYFPNGKGGIVDDFLVYRIDAETYLLVVNAGNMEKDWEWCSKHAKAMGMEVGRELYNASGEICQLAVQGPLAMKAVQKICDTPVENMQYYTFKKVNIAGIKDAILSITGYTGAGGCEIYVANEDGPKLWKAIFKAGEEFGIKPAGLAARDTLRLEMGFCLYGNDIDETTSPIAAGLGWITKFVDGKDFIDRERLLDQKNNGVDRRLKGFELIDRGIPRQGYEIVDAQGNNIGVVTSGTQSPSLNKAIGMGYLNKGFWKEDTEIFIRVRNKDLKAKIVKTPFYKGN